The Thermotoga sp. nucleotide sequence TCATGGAGGGACTCCCGGAGCTGAAGATATCCGAGGAGTACGTCATCACTGCAGAGGACGAAGAAGAAATTGCAGCCGCTGTTGAAGGAGAGGAACAAGAAAGAGGGGAACACCTGGATGTGTACAGCAAGAAGATAGACGAACTGGAACTGTCCGTGAGATCTCTGAACTGCCTCAAGAGAGCGAAAATAGAAACGATAGGTGATCTGATGAGCAGAACAGAAGATGAGCTCTTGAAGATCAAAAATTTCGGACAGAAATCTCTCGACGAGGTCAAAAAGAAGTTGAAGGAAAAATTTGGACTCGAGCTCAGGAAGGGGGAATGAGAGATGAGGCATAGGATGAAGAGACACAAGCTAGGAAGGTACGGAAGTCACAGAAAAAGCCTTTTGAGGAATCTCTCAAGAGAGATAATTGAACACGGATCCATCGTGACCACCACAGCCAAAGCGAAAGCATTGAAAACATTCATGGATAAGCTCGTTAGCAAGGCAATAGAAGCTGCCACAACCGGCGATAAAGCAAGAGGCGTTCATCTGAGAAGACAGATCAACGCGGTCCTTGGGGACAGAAGGCTCACAAACAAACTGGTGGACGAAATAGCGAAGAATTATGCTGGAAGGAGAGGCGGTTACGTGAGAGTACTTCGAATAGGTTTCAGGAGAGGAGACGCCGCCGAAATGTCTCTCGTTCAGCTAGTGGAGGCATCCAGTCAGGAGGACTGATGCCTCCTTTTTTCTTTCCCGCCTTTTCCTCCTTCCACCAATCCCTAGGGAGGTGGAAAGTTGTCAGAAGAACAAAAGACCATTAGCATATCGGAGCTGGAGTCGATGAA carries:
- the rplQ gene encoding 50S ribosomal protein L17 — protein: MRHRMKRHKLGRYGSHRKSLLRNLSREIIEHGSIVTTTAKAKALKTFMDKLVSKAIEAATTGDKARGVHLRRQINAVLGDRRLTNKLVDEIAKNYAGRRGGYVRVLRIGFRRGDAAEMSLVQLVEASSQED